The following coding sequences lie in one Apium graveolens cultivar Ventura chromosome 3, ASM990537v1, whole genome shotgun sequence genomic window:
- the LOC141715059 gene encoding uncharacterized protein LOC141715059, with amino-acid sequence MAIEDGVGVPTKLVDDILIEKKLSEYTLDEEQVMNIAAKSEMVLTSALAEKEYKCVNNCKSAQEMWNKLVITYEGTLDIKDSRMDTLIQEYENFKLLEGETIIDMEMKFTRIIDELA; translated from the coding sequence atggctatcgaagacggtgttgGAGTTCCTACTAAACTCGTTGATGATATTCTCATCGAGAAGAAATTAAGTGAATACACACTTGACGAAGAACAAGTTATGAACATTGCTGCGAAATCGGAAATGGTTCTAACtagtgcacttgcagaaaaagaatacAAATGTGTTAATAACTGCAAGTCcgcacaagaaatgtggaacaaattggtTATCACCTACGAGGGTACCTTGGATATTAAAGATTCCCGAATGGATACTTTAATTCAAGAGTACGAGAATTTTAAACTTCTCGAGGGTGAAACCATCATCGATATGGAAATGAAATTTACTCGTATTATTGATGAACTTGCATAA